Proteins from a single region of Starkeya sp. ORNL1:
- a CDS encoding nucleoside deaminase — translation MGLAFDEARQAAARGEVPIGAVLVRDAVVLAANGNRTREHADPTAHAEMLVIRAGALRLGTDRLSDCDLYVTLEPCTMCAGAMAWARLRRLYYGAPDPKGGAVESGVRFFAQATCHHRPEIYGGIRESEAAELLRGFFGERR, via the coding sequence ATGGGGCTCGCCTTTGACGAGGCGCGGCAGGCTGCTGCGCGCGGCGAGGTGCCGATCGGCGCGGTGCTGGTGCGGGACGCAGTGGTGCTGGCGGCCAATGGCAACCGCACCCGCGAACATGCCGATCCGACCGCCCATGCCGAGATGCTGGTGATCCGTGCCGGGGCTTTGAGGCTCGGAACCGACCGGCTCTCCGATTGCGACCTCTACGTCACGCTGGAGCCGTGCACCATGTGCGCCGGGGCGATGGCCTGGGCACGGCTGCGCCGGCTCTATTATGGCGCGCCCGATCCCAAGGGCGGCGCAGTGGAGAGCGGCGTGCGCTTCTTCGCGCAAGCCACCTGCCACCATCGGCCGGAAATCTATGGTGGGATAAGGGAGAGCGAAGC